From a region of the Coffea arabica cultivar ET-39 chromosome 3e, Coffea Arabica ET-39 HiFi, whole genome shotgun sequence genome:
- the LOC113738165 gene encoding prolyl 4-hydroxylase 2-like, with the protein MKFPRSSFLIFLSISLSIVATSWSSSIINPSKVKQISWKPRAFVYKGFLTDGECNHLISLAKSELKRSAVADNLSGESKLSEVRTSSGMFIPKGKDPIVAGIEEKIATWTFLPKENGEDIQVLHYEYGQKYDPHYDYFADKVNIARGGHRIATVLMYLSDVEKGGETVFPNAEDLSRRRSMTSDEDLSDCGKKGIAVKPHKGDALLFFSLHPSAIPDPISLHGGCPVIEGEKWSATKWVHVDNFDKILGSTDNCTDTNDNCERWAALGECKKNPEYMVGSPEIPGSCRKSCKVC; encoded by the exons ATGAAATTCCCGCGATCCTCTTTCTTAATCTTCCTTTCCATCTCATTATCAATCGTAGCTACATCTTGGAGCTCTTCAATTATCAATCCCTCGAAGGTCaaacaaatttcatggaaacccAG GGCTTTTGTGTATAAGGGATTTCTTACGGATGGAGAATGCAATCATTTGATTTCTCTG GCGAAATCGGAGCTGAAGAGATCGGCGGTGGCGGATAATTTATCTGGCGAAAGTAAGCTCAGCGAGGTTCGGACTAGCTCCGGCATGTTTATTCCTAAGGGAAAG GATCCCATTGTTGCCGGTATAGAGGAGAAAATTGCGACATGGACCTTTTTACCTAAAG AGAATGGTGAAGACATACAAGTACTTCATTATGAGTATGGACAGAAATATGATCCGCACTATGATTACTTTGCCGACAAGGTGAATATTGCTCGTGGAGGACACCGTATAGCCACAGTACTGATGTATCTCTCTGATGTTGAAAAAGGGGGCGAAACAGTTTTTCCTAATGCTGAG GATTTATCCCGTCGGCGATCTATGACTAGTGATGAGGATCTGTCAGACTGTGGGAAGAAAGGTATCGCAG TGAAACCTCACAAAGGAGATGCACTTTTATTCTTCAGTCTGCACCCAAGTGCCATTCCAGACCCTATCAGTCTTCATGGGGGTTGCCCGGTGATTGAAGGTGAGAAATGGTCGGCAACAAAGTGGGTTCATGTAGACAACTTCGACAAGATTTTGGGATCCACTGATAACTGCACAGATACAAATGACAATTGTGAGAGATGGGCAGCCCTAGGCGAATGCAAGAAAAATCCGGAGTATATGGTGGGATCACCAGAAATTCCAGGGTCGTGTAGGAAGAGCTGCAAAGTCTGTTAG